TTTTTAGGAGGTGGCCTAGAATACAAAAGCTTTAGCTTTGGTGGATTCTTTGCCGAATTAGGATACACAATTCAAATGACTGATTTTAAATATGAAGCATATACAAACTCTGTTAAAATAGTAGATTACGGAAATAATCCCTATTTACGGCTCAATCTTGGTGTTTTCGTTAAAATATAAAACAAAGATTATTATTTTTGTTTAACTAAAGAATTAGCAATAATAGAATCTATAAAATAAAGGTCTCTTGTATTAGAAAAGAGGCCTTTATTAATCGCAATAAAAAAATCAAACTCATCCTTCTTCTTCATCAAAATAATTAACCAGATCAGAACGTTTTGCTCTCTTTGTTTTTTTTAGCAGATTATGAATGTGCGTTTTTACCGTACTCTCATCAACATTCAAGTGCCGTGCTATTTCTTTGTTTGTTAGATTTTTTTGTTTTCCTAATAATTCTAATATTTCTTTCTCCCTTCTGGTGAAAGCCACAGGGGGACCTTTTTCTTCTAGAACCATAATAGAATATCCATTTGACCTCAGGGGACTTATTCTTACTTTTGTTTCCAAGGAATCAGAATTTCGGTTCCACTCTAATTTCATAATTCTTGAAGAAAAACCATCTTTTTGAAAAATCCAAAAAGGGAATTTTTCAAAGACCTCCTGCACATTTTTTCCCACTCTTAGAATAGATCCAAAATAATCTTTAGCAGAAAGATTAATATCCACTATAATATTATTTTTGTTTACAATAATAAGCGGATCAGTTATTTCCGAATATACAAGAATTCTAGAAAAAGGATGGATAAATGCCAAACTTGTATTTTTTATCCCTATATAGAAAAATAAACTGCTTAAAGCTAATACAAGAGGAGAAAAATCAAATGTAAGACCACCAATTCTAAAAACATACAAAACATTAAATATTAAAGGAAGCAATCCTCCCAATAAAACCCACAAAGCCTGAAGACGAAAAAGTTGGTGATGTAAAATAAAACTAGTTATAATAATTATAGAACCGAGGAAATACAACATATAGGAATAAAAAACATGTATCCAAAAATAAAAACCATAAGACAAAACCCGGATCTGCTTAAATATTAAAAAACTGACAATTTCATAACGTTTCCAAATAAAATTATGAAGATCATTAGTAAGAAACAAAAAAGAAGTTAGAAAAGGTATAATATACAACAGCCATTTATGACGTATTAGAGAATATCTTCCGGTCGTAATCTCAATAGAAAACAAGAACCAGAAAACGGGACATACGCTAATAAAAGGATATGTTATTTTAGAAAAGATCGTTACCATTTGGTTATTAAGGGATATAAGTTCAAGAAGACGAAAAATAATTATAAAAAAGGAACAATATAACAATCCATTTAACGAAAATAAATGGGTATCCATATTCTTTTTTATTTGTAACAACGTTATAACGATCAGAAAAAGAGCCATAGGTGATATCCATATATACACCCACCAGCCGTCCATATTCCCTCCTTTTTTCGTTGTTCACCTATGGACTTCCTTTTGGTAAACCCGAATATTTATTGCGTAGTTATTTATTCCCCCTCGTAACGGGCCATGCTTGTGGGAGTTTCAAAGACATCCACTGCCCACAAGAGCTCGTACGGGAGATGCTGTTCCTTCAACCAGGCCGTAAGCTCCTCGAAGACATAGCGGGCAATCCGCTCGGCACTGGGATCGTCCTGAAAATAGGCGATATCATTGAGGTTCCTGTGGTCTAGCTGACCAAGGACGGTACGGAGTCCTTCTTTCAGCACCCCAAAATCGATGAGCATGCCTCCCTCGGAAAGCTCCTTTCCCCGGGCCCAGACCCGCACCCGATAATTGTGCACATGGAGACGCTCACACTTTCCGTGATAATGGCGGAGAAAATGGGCCGCCGCAAAATCCGCCTCTACCCGTATGGTATACATAACTCCTGCCCCTGTACCCCTAC
This genomic window from Thermanaerothrix sp. contains:
- a CDS encoding LuxR C-terminal-related transcriptional regulator, with the protein product MALFLIVITLLQIKKNMDTHLFSLNGLLYCSFFIIIFRLLELISLNNQMVTIFSKITYPFISVCPVFWFLFSIEITTGRYSLIRHKWLLYIIPFLTSFLFLTNDLHNFIWKRYEIVSFLIFKQIRVLSYGFYFWIHVFYSYMLYFLGSIIIITSFILHHQLFRLQALWVLLGGLLPLIFNVLYVFRIGGLTFDFSPLVLALSSLFFYIGIKNTSLAFIHPFSRILVYSEITDPLIIVNKNNIIVDINLSAKDYFGSILRVGKNVQEVFEKFPFWIFQKDGFSSRIMKLEWNRNSDSLETKVRISPLRSNGYSIMVLEEKGPPVAFTRREKEILELLGKQKNLTNKEIARHLNVDESTVKTHIHNLLKKTKRAKRSDLVNYFDEEEG
- the queD gene encoding 6-carboxytetrahydropterin synthase QueD, yielding MYTIRVEADFAAAHFLRHYHGKCERLHVHNYRVRVWARGKELSEGGMLIDFGVLKEGLRTVLGQLDHRNLNDIAYFQDDPSAERIARYVFEELTAWLKEQHLPYELLWAVDVFETPTSMARYEGE